From Corvus moneduloides isolate bCorMon1 chromosome 2, bCorMon1.pri, whole genome shotgun sequence, one genomic window encodes:
- the TMCO3 gene encoding transmembrane and coiled-coil domain-containing protein 3 isoform X2 produces MKATGLISLWTLVSLPCGPLANPAEHEDVVKHAIKLHRGKGAVITQRKQWVLESCRKLSGLLRQKNVVLNKLKNAIRAVERDAGLSDEEKLFQVHTFEIFQKELNESENSVFQAIHGLQRALQGDYKDVVNMKESSRQRLEALREAAIKEEMEYVELLAAEKHQVEALKNMQHQNKSLSMLDEILEDVRKAADRLEEEIEEHAFDDNKSVRGVNFEAVLRVEEDEASSKRNASKREVEDDLGLSMLIDSQNNQYILTKPRDSTIPRADHHFIKDIVTIGMLSLPCGWLCTTIGLPTMFGYIICGVLLGPSGLNSIKSIVQVETLGEFGVFFTLFLVGLEFSPERLRKVWKISLQGPCYMTVLMIAFGLLWGHLLQIRPTQSVFISTCLSLSSTPLVSRFLAGSVRGDKEGDIDYSSVLLGMLVMQDVQLGLFIAVMPTLIQAGVSTYSSIFKEILRILILIGQILFSLAAVFLLCLVIKTYLIGPYYRKLHTESKGNKEILILGITAFTFLMLTITELLDVSMELGCFLAGALISSQGHMVTEEIMCCIEPIRDFLAIIFFASIAVCACPNTLRLRETGTRY; encoded by the exons ATGAAAGCGACTGGATTGATTTCCCTGTGGACATTGGTTTCACTGCCTTGTGGCCCGTTAGCAAACCCTGCAGAACATGAAGATGTAGTGAAGCATGCAATAAAGCTGCACCGTGGGAAAGGAGCTGTTATCACTCAGAGGAAGCAGTGGGTGttggagagctgcagaaaactgTCTGGTCTTCTTCGCCAAAAGAACGTTGTTCTCAACAAACTAAAAAATGCCATAAGAGCAGTTGAGAGGGATGCAGGACTGTCTGATGAAGAGAAACTTTTTCAGGTGCACACCTTCGAAATTTTCCAAAAAGAGCtaaatgaaagtgaaaactCAGTCTTTCAGGCAATCCATGGCCTCCAGAGAGCTCTACAGGGTGATTACAAAGATGTTGTAAATATGAAAGAGAGCAGTAGACAGAGACTGGAGGCCTTGAGAGAAGCTGCAATTAAG GAAGAAATGGAATATGTTGAACTCttagcagcagaaaaacacCAGGTTGAAGCCCTTAAGAACATGCAGCACCAAAACAAAAGCCTGTCGATGCTTGATGAAATTCTGGAAGATGTCAGGAAGGCAGCTGATAGATTGGAAGAGGAAATAGAAGAGCATGCCTTTGATGACAACAAATCT gtTAGAGGTGTAAACTTTGAAGCAGTTTTAAGGGTGGAAGAAGATGAAGCCAGCTCCAAAAGAAATGCTTCAAAAAGAGAAGTAGAAGATGACTTAGGTCTTAGTATGCTTATTGATTCCCAGAACAATCAGTATATCCTTACTAAACCCAGAGATTCAACCATTCCTCGTGCTGATCATCATTTCATAAAG GATATTGTGACAATAGGAATGTTGTCTTTGCCATGTGGCTGGCTGTGCACAACAATAGGATTGCCAACCATGTTTGGATATATCATCTGTGGAGTACTCTTAGGACCCTCAGGACTAAATAGTATCAAG tctATTGTACAGGTGGAGACATTAGGAGAGTTTGGTGTATTCTTCACTCTCTTTCTAGTTGGTCTGGAATTTTCTCCTGAAAGATtaagaaag GTATGGAAAATATCTTTGCAAGGACCCTGCTACATGACAGTTCTGATGATTGCCTTTGGTTTACTATGGGGGCACTTGCTCCAAATTAGACCAACACAGAGTGTCTTCATTTCCACTTGCTTGTCTTTGTCGAGCACACCACTGGTGTCCAGATTTCTTGCAGGTAGTGTTCGAGGAGATAAAGAAG GGGACATTGACTACAGCAGCGTACTGCTTGGCATGTTGGTGATGCAGGATGTGCAGCTTGGTTTATTTATAGCTGTCATGCCTACACTTATTCAAGCAGGAGTGAGCACATATTCCag CATTTTCAAGGAAATTCTGAGAATATTGATACTGATTGgccaaattctgttttctctggctgctgtttttcttctctgtcttgtTATAAAGACTTATCTCATAGGACCGTATTACCGCAAGTTgcacacagaaagcaaagggaatAAAGAAATCCTCATTCTAGGAATAACTGCATTCACCTTCCTTATGTTAACG ATCACAGAGCTGTTGGATGTTTcaatggagctgggatgctTCTTAGCCGGAGCTCTGATCTCTTCTCAGGGTCACATGGTTACTGAGGAGATTATGTGCTGTATTGAACCAATACGTGACTTTCTTGCCATCATTTTCTTTGCATCTATAG CTGTCTGTGCATGTCCCAATACACTTCGTCTAAGGGAAACTGGAACGCGTTACTGA
- the TMCO3 gene encoding transmembrane and coiled-coil domain-containing protein 3 isoform X3 — protein sequence MKATGLISLWTLVSLPCGPLANPAEHEDVVKHAIKLHRGKGAVITQRKQWVLESCRKLSGLLRQKNVVLNKLKNAIRAVERDAGLSDEEKLFQVHTFEIFQKELNESENSVFQAIHGLQRALQGDYKDVVNMKESSRQRLEALREAAIKEEMEYVELLAAEKHQVEALKNMQHQNKSLSMLDEILEDVRKAADRLEEEIEEHAFDDNKSVRGVNFEAVLRVEEDEASSKRNASKREVEDDLGLSMLIDSQNNQYILTKPRDSTIPRADHHFIKDIVTIGMLSLPCGWLCTTIGLPTMFGYIICGVLLGPSGLNSIKSIVQVETLGEFGVFFTLFLVGLEFSPERLRKVWKISLQGPCYMTVLMIAFGLLWGHLLQIRPTQSVFISTCLSLSSTPLVSRFLAGSVRGDKEGDIDYSSVLLGMLVMQDVQLGLFIAVMPTLIQAGVSTYSSIFKEILRILILIGQILFSLAAVFLLCLVIKTYLIGPYYRKLHTESKGNKEILILGITAFTFLMLTITELLDVSMELGCFLAGALISSQGHMVTEEIMCCIEPIRDFLAIIFFASIGKK from the exons ATGAAAGCGACTGGATTGATTTCCCTGTGGACATTGGTTTCACTGCCTTGTGGCCCGTTAGCAAACCCTGCAGAACATGAAGATGTAGTGAAGCATGCAATAAAGCTGCACCGTGGGAAAGGAGCTGTTATCACTCAGAGGAAGCAGTGGGTGttggagagctgcagaaaactgTCTGGTCTTCTTCGCCAAAAGAACGTTGTTCTCAACAAACTAAAAAATGCCATAAGAGCAGTTGAGAGGGATGCAGGACTGTCTGATGAAGAGAAACTTTTTCAGGTGCACACCTTCGAAATTTTCCAAAAAGAGCtaaatgaaagtgaaaactCAGTCTTTCAGGCAATCCATGGCCTCCAGAGAGCTCTACAGGGTGATTACAAAGATGTTGTAAATATGAAAGAGAGCAGTAGACAGAGACTGGAGGCCTTGAGAGAAGCTGCAATTAAG GAAGAAATGGAATATGTTGAACTCttagcagcagaaaaacacCAGGTTGAAGCCCTTAAGAACATGCAGCACCAAAACAAAAGCCTGTCGATGCTTGATGAAATTCTGGAAGATGTCAGGAAGGCAGCTGATAGATTGGAAGAGGAAATAGAAGAGCATGCCTTTGATGACAACAAATCT gtTAGAGGTGTAAACTTTGAAGCAGTTTTAAGGGTGGAAGAAGATGAAGCCAGCTCCAAAAGAAATGCTTCAAAAAGAGAAGTAGAAGATGACTTAGGTCTTAGTATGCTTATTGATTCCCAGAACAATCAGTATATCCTTACTAAACCCAGAGATTCAACCATTCCTCGTGCTGATCATCATTTCATAAAG GATATTGTGACAATAGGAATGTTGTCTTTGCCATGTGGCTGGCTGTGCACAACAATAGGATTGCCAACCATGTTTGGATATATCATCTGTGGAGTACTCTTAGGACCCTCAGGACTAAATAGTATCAAG tctATTGTACAGGTGGAGACATTAGGAGAGTTTGGTGTATTCTTCACTCTCTTTCTAGTTGGTCTGGAATTTTCTCCTGAAAGATtaagaaag GTATGGAAAATATCTTTGCAAGGACCCTGCTACATGACAGTTCTGATGATTGCCTTTGGTTTACTATGGGGGCACTTGCTCCAAATTAGACCAACACAGAGTGTCTTCATTTCCACTTGCTTGTCTTTGTCGAGCACACCACTGGTGTCCAGATTTCTTGCAGGTAGTGTTCGAGGAGATAAAGAAG GGGACATTGACTACAGCAGCGTACTGCTTGGCATGTTGGTGATGCAGGATGTGCAGCTTGGTTTATTTATAGCTGTCATGCCTACACTTATTCAAGCAGGAGTGAGCACATATTCCag CATTTTCAAGGAAATTCTGAGAATATTGATACTGATTGgccaaattctgttttctctggctgctgtttttcttctctgtcttgtTATAAAGACTTATCTCATAGGACCGTATTACCGCAAGTTgcacacagaaagcaaagggaatAAAGAAATCCTCATTCTAGGAATAACTGCATTCACCTTCCTTATGTTAACG ATCACAGAGCTGTTGGATGTTTcaatggagctgggatgctTCTTAGCCGGAGCTCTGATCTCTTCTCAGGGTCACATGGTTACTGAGGAGATTATGTGCTGTATTGAACCAATACGTGACTTTCTTGCCATCATTTTCTTTGCATCTATAG ggaaaaaataa